Proteins encoded in a region of the Paenibacillus pedocola genome:
- a CDS encoding leucine-rich repeat domain-containing protein, whose product MEYLFLEDNLIRDIEVLETIPNLQEVSLSNNPLGEQAEQVIQHLEDNGVIVEWENNGDSQSE is encoded by the coding sequence TTGGAGTATCTCTTTCTGGAAGATAACCTCATCCGTGATATTGAAGTGCTCGAAACGATACCAAATCTGCAGGAAGTCTCGTTGTCGAATAACCCGCTGGGTGAGCAGGCGGAGCAGGTTATTCAGCATCTAGAGGACAACGGCGTTATAGTAGAATGGGAAAATAACGGCGATTCGCAGTCTGAATAG
- a CDS encoding YiaA/YiaB family inner membrane protein, with product MQKVVRDNTEDREIRLENPKHRMRNTSAFTGMAIAGLVIGYAMFFIGLYNAPFQLNVKGYYIAVILLISYSAIGVQKVTRDNAEDKDILAELESKRDYQG from the coding sequence ATGCAGAAGGTTGTGCGGGACAATACGGAAGATAGAGAAATCCGTCTGGAAAACCCCAAACACAGGATGAGGAATACATCAGCTTTCACTGGTATGGCTATCGCCGGGTTAGTTATCGGGTATGCGATGTTCTTTATTGGTCTTTACAATGCTCCGTTTCAATTAAACGTGAAGGGATATTACATAGCTGTTATTCTGTTAATTTCGTATAGCGCTATTGGCGTTCAGAAAGTGACCAGGGATAACGCAGAAGACAAAGATATTCTTGCCGAGCTGGAATCCAAAAGAGATTACCAGGGCTAA
- a CDS encoding DUF1048 domain-containing protein — MNFWEKITGSDMTKEFKAFESRAKKLPADYQAAWEEVKANLWTHSDFTGRNLMPILDGVLGLLEETAADGQGVEEVLGEDIKGFCSALAGEEGAKSYRDKWREQLNHNITKKLGK, encoded by the coding sequence ATGAACTTTTGGGAAAAAATCACCGGCAGCGACATGACTAAAGAATTTAAAGCTTTTGAATCACGAGCCAAAAAACTGCCGGCAGATTATCAAGCGGCATGGGAAGAAGTTAAAGCCAATCTTTGGACGCACTCAGATTTCACCGGCCGCAACCTCATGCCCATTCTTGACGGTGTGCTTGGCCTGCTGGAAGAAACGGCGGCAGACGGTCAGGGTGTAGAGGAGGTTTTGGGTGAGGATATCAAAGGATTCTGCTCCGCGCTCGCCGGCGAAGAAGGGGCAAAATCCTATCGTGACAAGTGGCGCGAGCAACTCAACCATAATATCACCAAAAAATTAGGTAAATAG
- a CDS encoding leucine-rich repeat domain-containing protein: MSTRLSKRFISFSLVVLLLPATAVWAASVITDPVLAKAIRTELKLPAKKELKAADLQKLKSLYPQESSSKITSVQGLEYAVNLQSLFLPNQKIKSIRPLSKLKKLTFLALEGNQLTDLSPVAGLNSLTTLTLEGNQIKSLVPLKNLNKLTSLLASKNQVEDLNPVQNLKLEWLFLGGNKI; the protein is encoded by the coding sequence ATGTCTACCAGGCTAAGTAAACGTTTTATCTCGTTTTCGTTAGTTGTTTTATTACTACCTGCCACGGCGGTTTGGGCCGCTTCCGTGATTACGGACCCGGTATTGGCGAAAGCCATCCGGACGGAATTGAAGCTGCCGGCGAAAAAGGAGCTGAAGGCAGCTGATCTGCAGAAGCTGAAATCTCTATATCCCCAGGAGTCCAGTTCTAAAATTACCAGTGTACAAGGTCTCGAATATGCTGTGAACCTGCAGAGCCTGTTTCTGCCGAATCAAAAAATAAAGTCGATTAGACCCTTGAGCAAGCTGAAAAAGCTAACGTTTCTGGCGTTAGAAGGAAATCAGCTTACCGATCTTTCACCGGTTGCAGGGTTAAACTCGCTAACGACTCTGACATTGGAAGGTAACCAGATTAAAAGTCTGGTTCCGCTAAAAAATCTGAATAAGCTGACTTCTCTTCTGGCCAGCAAGAATCAGGTGGAAGATCTAAATCCCGTTCAGAATTTGAAGCTAGAATGGCTTTTTCTGGGCGGCAATAAAATTTAA
- a CDS encoding ATP-binding protein: MFETLLLNFLFLLFPVLIVVIFFENRANRYNQKLLVLMSAVTMVLCMAKPIKLEMGYIYDLRYIPFILVALFGGYKNVLLLYVLLNMTRFYVGGPGTIPSFLFSTAVLLLVPFLSKWFIKLSARRRISWATILAMITMGVYLIVLGMMKGTLDDQFWTLTVYALTTHAVVMSIIMILIEQIITNIKNRDRVLQSERLNVVSELAASVSHEMRNPLTVTSGFLQLLNKSKTITPEEKRYVEFSLLELNRAEKIISDYLSFAKPQSDNMVFSNMKAEAEYTMNIIKPFATTHKVEVHFSFSNTLNKSYDKNQIQQGLINLYKNGIEAMKDKGGGILTIHFSEKKQDIVITIRDTGIGMTKEEISRLGKPYYSTKEEGTGLGMLMAYSAIDKVKGNIEVESEKGKGTTFRITIPT, encoded by the coding sequence TTGTTTGAAACATTACTTTTGAATTTTCTGTTTCTATTATTTCCGGTCTTAATTGTTGTGATTTTCTTCGAAAATAGAGCAAACCGCTATAATCAAAAACTCCTTGTACTCATGTCCGCCGTTACCATGGTTCTATGCATGGCCAAGCCCATCAAGCTGGAAATGGGGTACATTTACGATCTCCGGTATATTCCGTTCATTCTTGTGGCTCTCTTTGGCGGATATAAGAATGTACTTCTGTTGTATGTACTATTAAATATGACCCGCTTCTATGTTGGTGGGCCCGGGACTATTCCATCCTTCCTGTTCTCAACGGCTGTGCTGCTGCTGGTGCCGTTCTTGAGCAAATGGTTCATCAAGCTAAGCGCGAGGCGCCGGATCTCGTGGGCAACTATCCTGGCCATGATAACGATGGGGGTTTATCTGATCGTCCTTGGGATGATGAAAGGTACACTGGATGATCAATTCTGGACCCTTACCGTGTATGCCTTAACGACACATGCGGTTGTGATGAGTATTATTATGATTCTAATAGAGCAGATCATCACCAATATTAAGAACCGGGACCGGGTACTGCAATCAGAGCGTCTGAACGTCGTTAGTGAGCTGGCGGCAAGTGTGTCACATGAAATGAGGAATCCGCTCACGGTGACCAGCGGCTTTCTGCAGCTGTTAAACAAATCCAAGACCATCACGCCCGAGGAAAAAAGGTATGTGGAGTTTTCATTGCTGGAACTGAACCGTGCGGAGAAGATCATCAGTGATTATCTTTCTTTTGCCAAGCCGCAGTCCGACAACATGGTCTTCTCTAATATGAAAGCAGAAGCAGAGTATACCATGAACATCATCAAGCCCTTCGCAACTACCCACAAAGTAGAGGTCCATTTCAGTTTCAGCAATACGCTGAATAAAAGCTACGACAAGAATCAAATTCAGCAAGGCCTGATTAATCTTTACAAAAACGGGATTGAGGCCATGAAAGATAAAGGCGGAGGGATCCTCACGATTCATTTCTCGGAAAAGAAGCAGGACATCGTGATCACGATCCGCGACACGGGAATTGGTATGACTAAGGAAGAAATCTCGCGCCTCGGCAAGCCGTATTATTCGACCAAGGAAGAAGGAACAGGCCTGGGTATGCTTATGGCTTACAGCGCTATCGATAAGGTAAAAGGGAATATAGAGGTGGAGAGCGAGAAAGGCAAGGGTACAACCTTCCGGATCACGATTCCTACCTGA
- a CDS encoding VOC family protein, giving the protein MKGMNVNVGVGLLVQDIGKMVSFYRNIMEFETDWDGGLFAEFKTNSGPLSLFMYDRKAFAEAVGESYYPPKGINLTMEIGLWLPKFSDVDREYERLMTLGVNSFTGEPVTYPFGIRNFYVADPEGNLLEIGSRGHEE; this is encoded by the coding sequence ATGAAGGGTATGAATGTTAATGTCGGTGTAGGTCTTTTGGTTCAAGATATCGGAAAGATGGTTTCGTTTTATAGAAACATCATGGAATTTGAGACCGACTGGGACGGTGGATTATTTGCTGAGTTTAAAACAAACAGTGGTCCTTTATCATTATTTATGTATGATCGAAAAGCTTTTGCAGAAGCTGTAGGCGAGTCCTATTACCCGCCGAAGGGAATTAACCTGACAATGGAAATTGGCCTTTGGCTTCCAAAATTTTCTGATGTTGACAGAGAATACGAGCGATTAATGACACTTGGAGTAAACTCATTTACAGGTGAACCTGTAACGTATCCATTTGGTATACGAAATTTTTATGTTGCGGATCCTGAAGGTAATTTGCTTGAGATTGGAAGTAGAGGGCATGAGGAATAA
- a CDS encoding SRPBCC family protein → MTGIAGNNEVVNSRQFDYPLERVFAAWTTPEQLARWWGPKGFTNTFHEFDLRPGGQWRFVMHGPDGKDYPNHSEFVEIVPHERIVIRHLNAPEFEATATFEQSDGKTTLIFRQVFKKPDVVEQARTFLLEANEQNFDRLNDLLAELSIK, encoded by the coding sequence ATGACTGGAATCGCAGGGAACAATGAGGTAGTAAACTCACGGCAGTTCGATTATCCGCTTGAGCGGGTCTTTGCAGCTTGGACAACCCCGGAGCAGCTCGCGCGCTGGTGGGGGCCGAAGGGTTTCACCAATACGTTTCACGAATTCGACTTAAGGCCGGGAGGCCAGTGGCGGTTTGTCATGCATGGACCGGATGGCAAGGACTATCCCAATCACAGTGAGTTTGTGGAGATCGTACCGCATGAGCGCATCGTCATCCGTCATCTGAACGCTCCCGAGTTTGAGGCTACAGCCACTTTTGAACAATCAGACGGCAAGACAACCCTGATTTTTCGTCAAGTGTTTAAGAAACCGGATGTAGTGGAGCAAGCCAGGACGTTTTTGCTTGAGGCCAATGAACAGAATTTCGACCGGCTGAATGATCTGCTTGCAGAGTTAAGTATTAAATAA
- a CDS encoding DUF1048 domain-containing protein, translating to MRIRDIIEGKKEWRAHVARVKALPQDYQIVYKEIQKYLFKVGPVELTEGTGLLSGIIDLFEEGAALGRGVLEVTGSDVAAFCDDLIKDSKTYADIYQESVNQEVNKAIKKATDKTK from the coding sequence ATGAGAATACGGGACATCATTGAAGGCAAAAAAGAGTGGCGGGCGCACGTGGCGCGTGTCAAAGCGCTCCCGCAGGATTATCAGATTGTCTATAAAGAGATTCAAAAATATCTGTTTAAAGTCGGTCCTGTTGAACTAACGGAGGGAACGGGTTTGCTATCGGGAATTATTGATCTGTTTGAAGAGGGCGCGGCCTTGGGAAGAGGCGTGCTTGAAGTAACCGGAAGTGACGTAGCGGCTTTCTGCGACGATCTGATCAAAGACTCCAAGACTTACGCTGATATCTATCAGGAATCTGTTAACCAAGAAGTGAACAAGGCCATCAAAAAGGCTACGGATAAAACAAAGTAA
- a CDS encoding suppressor of fused domain protein yields MTLDEYKARAAEEDDWAPGWDAIDQVFDKLYPGQTPSHYGTEIHKRAIFGGDEYLDGYSIYQSPNGYKHVLTYGMTELYVNEEAFGGEWSGWGYEMTLKLTEEKAEDCIWAINMLSNLARYTYTQQRIFEPYQFIAGNGQSIHIGAQSAITALLAVKDTEAGGIDTIHGRVDFIQLVGITQRELEVLKDDSSQAERLVANMKQDNPYLITDMNRTISYL; encoded by the coding sequence ATGACACTGGACGAATATAAAGCGCGGGCGGCGGAAGAGGATGATTGGGCACCTGGCTGGGATGCGATTGATCAAGTATTTGATAAGCTATATCCGGGTCAAACCCCATCGCATTATGGGACTGAGATTCACAAGCGTGCTATTTTTGGCGGGGATGAGTATTTGGATGGTTATAGCATTTATCAGTCTCCGAATGGTTATAAACATGTACTGACCTATGGCATGACCGAGCTCTACGTTAATGAAGAAGCATTTGGCGGAGAATGGAGCGGCTGGGGATATGAAATGACCCTCAAATTAACCGAGGAGAAGGCCGAGGACTGTATATGGGCAATTAATATGCTGTCCAATCTGGCAAGGTACACCTACACTCAGCAAAGAATATTTGAGCCTTATCAATTTATTGCCGGGAATGGACAATCCATTCATATCGGCGCCCAATCCGCGATAACTGCGCTACTGGCAGTAAAGGATACAGAAGCTGGCGGGATAGATACGATCCATGGAAGGGTGGATTTTATCCAGCTCGTTGGGATCACTCAGCGTGAATTGGAAGTGTTGAAGGACGACAGCAGTCAGGCTGAACGTTTAGTGGCGAATATGAAGCAGGACAATCCCTATTTGATCACGGATATGAACCGGACTATATCTTACCTATGA
- a CDS encoding ABC transporter permease: protein MEAAKKYFISDLRVMLGRSMRHIFRSMDTIFTVCVTPIAMMLLFVYVFGGAIQSGTDNYVNYLLPGILLMAIASGVAYVAYRLFLDKQRGIMERFHSMPIARSTVLWGHVLTSVVSNVISVAVIILVALLMGFRSSAGVLSWLAVAGILVLFTLALTWIAAIAGLSAKTVEGASAFSYPLIFLPFISSAFVPTDSMPKAVRVFADNQPVTSIVEAIRALLSGQPVGNDIWVALAWCLGIMIVAYLFAVRAYKRNAA, encoded by the coding sequence ATGGAAGCTGCAAAAAAATATTTTATCAGCGACTTGAGAGTGATGCTCGGACGTTCTATGCGCCATATTTTCCGGAGTATGGACACCATCTTCACGGTCTGCGTCACTCCGATTGCTATGATGCTGCTGTTCGTCTATGTGTTTGGCGGCGCCATCCAATCCGGCACGGATAATTATGTGAACTATCTGTTGCCGGGCATACTGCTTATGGCTATTGCCAGCGGGGTGGCTTACGTGGCATACCGTCTGTTTTTGGATAAGCAACGGGGCATTATGGAGCGGTTCCACTCCATGCCGATTGCGCGTTCCACGGTGCTGTGGGGGCATGTACTGACCTCAGTGGTGTCCAACGTCATTTCTGTTGCCGTCATCATTCTCGTAGCGCTCCTTATGGGCTTTCGCTCCTCGGCCGGGGTACTGTCCTGGCTTGCCGTAGCAGGTATACTAGTGCTGTTTACACTGGCTTTGACTTGGATCGCGGCCATTGCCGGACTGTCTGCAAAAACGGTGGAGGGAGCAAGCGCCTTTTCCTATCCGCTGATCTTCCTGCCGTTCATCAGCTCAGCCTTTGTACCGACCGACTCGATGCCGAAGGCCGTACGCGTGTTTGCTGATAACCAGCCGGTGACCTCAATCGTGGAGGCGATACGTGCGCTGCTCTCCGGTCAGCCGGTGGGCAATGATATATGGGTTGCTTTGGCCTGGTGCTTAGGGATAATGATTGTCGCTTATCTATTTGCAGTGCGCGCGTACAAACGGAATGCAGCTTAA
- a CDS encoding WG repeat-containing protein, whose amino-acid sequence MLRIKLNELAKGMDSGPLQAEVWKWDGIGWNEAVAQQEEDFIRADDDLFVTIPAEEGLYRIDYSIKPLEPLYLLTEWEGSGLRAEVLHPAPFKLKEGTLWGYINNEGRTVIEPRYDYAEDFQDNGLAIVQRRDSSGLIDSSGRERVKPVYSFIAPFAEGLAVVSDAKGYTFIDEKGKEVTSARYDYLNSLHEGRALFSKQSTTGNSRYGYLNAQGKEVLPPVYLDAGDFMNGTALVKVSEGEYALIDPEGNVLHTYKHPFVGYPGDGLLAYQETENGKYGYLNLDGSVAIKPQFTAALPFSEGRAVINTAEDYGNAYGLIDKQGKQIVPATYYEVLQLGENRVALGTPVYADQPYRGSRYVIADAGTGRILSNHPLLGVNNYQHGLASVYDAKDTYFIDKSGKKASQPPVIAGAGTLSFNGSLIRADIDQRTAYYDRKGKQVWRQNGVIPLRPPYSVLEKKYKPNRDYLVYYPVIEGIASTEVSRAVNDKLRSLSLAEGVGSGGPAQDFSYTGDFAVEFFRKNLLVLELSGYNFPFGAAHGMPTRNYVHINLRSGRFYTLSDLFKPGSKYVEKLSEIVGKQIATDPQYSYVFPDTYKGITADQPFYVDEAALYLYFAPYEIAPYAAGFPTFRIPYAEIMGLISTEGDFWQSFH is encoded by the coding sequence ATGCTGAGGATTAAGCTGAATGAGCTGGCAAAAGGAATGGATAGCGGCCCGCTGCAGGCGGAAGTGTGGAAGTGGGACGGGATCGGGTGGAACGAAGCGGTTGCCCAGCAGGAAGAGGATTTCATCCGTGCAGATGATGATCTGTTCGTCACGATCCCCGCAGAGGAGGGATTATACCGTATAGACTACTCCATAAAACCGCTGGAGCCACTATACCTCCTGACGGAATGGGAAGGAAGCGGACTGCGGGCAGAAGTGCTCCATCCGGCGCCTTTTAAGCTAAAGGAAGGGACGCTGTGGGGATACATCAACAACGAAGGGCGGACGGTGATTGAACCGAGGTATGATTATGCCGAGGATTTTCAGGATAACGGTCTGGCCATCGTTCAGCGCAGGGACAGCAGCGGTCTGATTGACAGCAGCGGACGCGAGAGGGTAAAACCGGTCTATTCGTTTATCGCTCCGTTTGCGGAAGGCCTGGCGGTCGTTTCGGATGCAAAGGGCTACACCTTCATTGATGAAAAAGGTAAAGAGGTAACTTCTGCGCGGTATGACTATCTGAATTCGCTGCATGAAGGCAGGGCGCTTTTCTCTAAACAGAGCACAACAGGGAATTCAAGGTACGGGTACCTGAATGCGCAGGGCAAGGAAGTGCTGCCCCCGGTGTATCTGGATGCGGGCGATTTCATGAACGGTACAGCACTCGTCAAAGTCAGCGAAGGAGAATATGCGCTAATAGATCCTGAGGGTAATGTACTGCATACGTACAAACATCCTTTTGTCGGCTATCCGGGGGATGGACTGCTGGCTTATCAGGAGACGGAGAACGGTAAATACGGGTATCTCAATCTGGACGGCAGTGTCGCGATCAAACCGCAATTTACAGCTGCGTTGCCCTTTTCCGAGGGGAGAGCGGTCATTAACACAGCGGAGGATTACGGCAATGCCTATGGTTTAATCGATAAGCAGGGCAAGCAGATTGTTCCGGCCACCTATTATGAAGTGCTGCAGCTCGGTGAAAACCGGGTCGCTCTGGGAACTCCGGTCTATGCAGACCAGCCGTACCGCGGGTCCCGCTATGTCATTGCCGATGCCGGAACCGGCAGAATTCTCAGCAATCATCCCCTGCTCGGGGTGAACAATTATCAGCACGGGCTGGCCTCTGTTTATGATGCTAAAGACACCTATTTTATCGACAAAAGCGGCAAAAAAGCATCGCAGCCACCCGTCATTGCCGGAGCAGGCACACTCTCCTTCAACGGCAGCCTGATCCGCGCAGATATTGATCAGCGGACAGCCTATTACGACCGCAAGGGCAAGCAGGTGTGGCGTCAAAATGGGGTTATCCCGCTCAGACCGCCTTACTCCGTGCTGGAGAAGAAATATAAACCAAACCGGGACTATCTGGTTTATTATCCGGTAATAGAGGGGATTGCCAGCACAGAAGTATCCAGAGCCGTTAATGACAAGCTGCGCAGCCTTTCCCTTGCCGAGGGGGTGGGAAGCGGAGGGCCGGCGCAGGATTTCAGCTACACGGGTGATTTTGCCGTAGAATTTTTCCGCAAAAATCTGCTCGTGCTTGAGCTCAGCGGTTATAACTTCCCGTTTGGCGCTGCACACGGCATGCCTACACGGAATTATGTGCATATCAATCTGCGCAGCGGCAGGTTTTATACGCTCAGCGACTTATTCAAGCCGGGCAGCAAATATGTGGAGAAGCTCAGCGAGATTGTCGGCAAGCAGATCGCTACTGACCCGCAGTATTCCTACGTTTTCCCGGATACGTACAAAGGAATTACGGCGGATCAGCCTTTTTATGTGGATGAAGCTGCGCTGTATCTGTATTTTGCACCTTATGAAATCGCACCCTACGCCGCGGGATTCCCAACCTTCCGAATTCCATATGCTGAGATTATGGGCCTGATCTCCACTGAAGGAGACTTCTGGCAGTCTTTTCATTAA
- the mglC gene encoding galactose/methyl galactoside ABC transporter permease MglC, producing MNVKKAQSFVTQNAIYIVLVILIMGIIVYEPSFMSINTLRDVLIQSSTRVIIALGVAFILITAGTDLSAGRVVGFTAVISASMLQIPDYSRRFFPDLPQVHVLLPIAIAIVAGLLCGLVNGIIVSKLNVPPFIATLGTMLIVYGVNSLYFDMDPNQSQPIGGLREDFTKIGSGFIGSGQYSIPYIVIIAIVVAAIVWVLFNKTKLGKNMYAIGGNMQAAKVSGINVSKNLIYIYAIAGALYGLAGVLEAARTGGATNNYGNMYELDAIAACVVGGVSTTGGIGTVPGVLVGVIIFTLINYGLTFIGISPYYQLIIKGLIIIAAVSFDMRKYSSKK from the coding sequence ATGAACGTTAAAAAAGCTCAATCCTTTGTGACCCAAAACGCTATCTACATTGTACTTGTAATTCTCATAATGGGGATTATCGTATACGAACCAAGCTTTATGTCGATTAACACTTTGCGTGACGTTCTGATTCAATCTTCAACACGCGTCATTATTGCCCTGGGGGTTGCTTTCATCCTCATTACAGCAGGTACAGACTTGTCGGCAGGCCGCGTGGTCGGCTTCACCGCAGTTATCTCTGCATCGATGCTGCAAATTCCGGATTATTCCCGCCGTTTCTTCCCGGATCTTCCGCAAGTGCATGTCCTGCTTCCAATTGCTATCGCAATCGTGGCCGGTCTCCTCTGCGGATTAGTCAACGGTATCATTGTCTCCAAGCTTAATGTACCTCCGTTCATTGCCACTCTGGGCACAATGCTCATCGTATACGGTGTGAACTCCCTATACTTCGATATGGATCCAAACCAATCGCAGCCTATCGGCGGACTTCGTGAGGACTTCACCAAAATCGGCTCCGGCTTTATCGGCAGCGGCCAATATTCCATACCGTACATTGTCATTATAGCGATAGTCGTCGCGGCAATTGTCTGGGTACTGTTCAATAAAACCAAGCTCGGCAAAAACATGTACGCCATCGGCGGTAACATGCAGGCTGCCAAGGTTTCCGGTATCAACGTTTCCAAGAACCTGATCTACATCTACGCTATCGCTGGTGCCCTTTACGGTCTGGCTGGTGTGCTTGAAGCAGCTAGAACAGGCGGCGCTACCAACAACTATGGTAACATGTACGAGCTTGACGCCATCGCGGCTTGCGTAGTCGGCGGCGTATCCACTACAGGCGGTATCGGTACGGTTCCGGGCGTTCTCGTCGGTGTAATCATCTTCACCCTCATTAACTACGGTTTGACCTTTATCGGTATCAGCCCTTACTATCAATTGATCATCAAAGGCCTCATCATCATCGCGGCTGTATCGTTTGATATGCGGAAATATTCGTCGAAAAAATAG
- a CDS encoding GNAT family N-acetyltransferase, producing MPDIQSLKECPNRQNELAEYVREQWPKVQNVVLPVIQESIITSKDGLPLTFLLLKHGVLIGFYQLIEQEYVTRKDLSPWISPLFIDRNERGNALGSLLLEHARKTAGQLGYEKVYLTTDHILFYEKYGFREIGLDNFEWGRPTKIYEHDSIK from the coding sequence ATGCCAGATATTCAATCCCTAAAAGAGTGTCCTAACCGTCAAAATGAGCTAGCTGAATATGTCAGAGAACAATGGCCAAAAGTACAAAATGTAGTACTTCCCGTTATTCAAGAGAGTATCATCACCTCAAAAGACGGATTGCCGCTGACATTTCTGCTGTTGAAACATGGTGTGTTAATCGGATTCTATCAGCTGATTGAACAGGAGTATGTAACCCGGAAGGATCTGTCGCCTTGGATTTCGCCCTTGTTTATTGACCGGAATGAGCGGGGGAATGCACTTGGTTCGTTATTGCTGGAGCATGCCAGAAAAACCGCTGGACAATTGGGATATGAAAAGGTTTATTTGACAACCGACCATATCCTTTTTTATGAGAAGTACGGATTCCGGGAAATAGGGCTGGACAACTTCGAATGGGGACGGCCCACCAAGATATATGAACATGATTCAATAAAATAA
- a CDS encoding ABC transporter ATP-binding protein, which produces MEKAIQVKGLRKSFKNTEVLKGVDFDVKRGEIFALLGSNGAGKTTIVRILSTLLKPDSGTLTVNGFDIASKPDLVRQSISLTGQFAAVDEILTGRENLIMIAKLRHLDQPRQVADDLLKRFGLTEAADRKPSTYSGGMRRRLDIALSLVGKPQVIFLDEPTTGLDPEARIEVWKIVKELSGSGTTVFLTTQYLEEAEQLADRIAILHEGRIIAGGTLAELKKLFPAAKVEYVEKQPTLEEIFLAIIGNKEAI; this is translated from the coding sequence ATGGAAAAAGCAATCCAAGTGAAAGGTCTGCGAAAATCCTTCAAGAACACAGAAGTCTTAAAGGGTGTAGATTTTGATGTGAAACGGGGTGAGATTTTCGCCCTGCTTGGCTCCAACGGCGCGGGTAAGACAACGATTGTCCGAATCCTCAGCACGCTGCTTAAACCGGACAGCGGAACTCTCACCGTTAATGGATTCGATATTGCCTCAAAGCCAGATCTCGTCCGGCAATCAATTAGTCTAACCGGGCAATTTGCGGCGGTGGATGAGATTTTGACCGGGCGGGAAAATCTGATCATGATTGCCAAGCTGCGGCATCTGGATCAACCGCGTCAAGTTGCTGACGATTTGCTGAAACGTTTTGGCTTAACCGAGGCAGCCGACCGTAAACCATCTACTTACTCGGGCGGTATGCGCCGCAGGCTCGATATCGCATTGAGCCTTGTGGGAAAACCGCAGGTCATATTTCTTGATGAGCCAACCACCGGGCTTGACCCCGAGGCACGTATCGAGGTTTGGAAGATTGTAAAGGAGCTGTCTGGCAGCGGCACGACGGTATTCCTGACCACTCAGTATTTAGAGGAAGCTGAGCAGCTTGCCGACCGAATTGCCATTCTGCATGAGGGCAGGATTATCGCTGGCGGCACGCTCGCGGAGCTGAAAAAGCTGTTTCCGGCCGCAAAGGTAGAGTATGTTGAAAAACAGCCGACACTCGAGGAAATATTCCTCGCGATCATTGGTAACAAGGAGGCCATCTAA
- a CDS encoding PadR family transcriptional regulator, with protein MLKGVLEGSVLEIISRKETYGYEITRQLNALGFTDVVEGTVYTILIRLEKNKLVEITKKPSDIGPPRKFFAINDAGLAELQRFWEKWEFVSSKISELKEKRS; from the coding sequence ATGCTCAAAGGCGTGCTCGAGGGAAGTGTACTTGAAATAATCAGCCGCAAAGAAACCTATGGTTACGAAATCACGCGGCAGCTGAACGCTCTCGGCTTCACAGATGTTGTAGAAGGAACTGTATACACCATTCTGATCCGGCTTGAAAAAAACAAACTGGTGGAGATCACCAAAAAGCCGTCCGACATCGGACCGCCGCGAAAGTTTTTTGCAATCAATGACGCAGGACTTGCCGAGCTGCAAAGATTCTGGGAAAAGTGGGAGTTCGTATCATCAAAAATTAGCGAGTTAAAGGAGAAGAGATCATGA